From Sinorhizobium sp. B11:
CGTTTCAACAGCCGGGAGCAATCCCGGCTGTTTTCTTTTATGAGCATTTTATTCTATACACCCGCAAGTGAGAAAAATACGCCGGTGACGAACGTCGGCGTTCGGGAGGACATCAATGAGTTTTGAACGGATTGCCGTGATCGGCCTTGGCAAGGTCGGGCGGCTGGCGGCAACGCTTTTGCATGAGGGTGGCTTTGAGGTTGTCGGTGTCGATGCACAACTGCCCACGGACGAATTGCCCTTCCAATGCCGGGCTGGCGATATCACCGACGTCTCCGTCATCGGAGAGCTGCTGTCGAGCGTCGAGGCGGTGCTGTCCTGCCTGCCATATCATTTGAACATCGAGCTGGCACGGGCGGCCCATCTCGCCGGCATCCACTACTTCGATCTGACCGAGGATGTGCCGACCACCAATTTCATTATCGAGCTATCCAAGACCGCCCGCGGCCTGATGGCGCCGCAATGCGGCCTGGCGCCCGGCTTCGTCGGCATCGTCGGCTCAAGCCTTGCCGATGGCTTTGATCGCTGCCGCTCGATCCGCATGCGTGTCGGCGCCCTGCCGCAGCACCCGACCGGACTTCTGGGCTATGCCTTCAACTGGTCGCCGGAAGGCGTGGTCAATGAATATCTGAACGATTGCGAAGTCATCGAGGGCGGCGTGCGTAAGCTCGTCTCGCCGATGGAATGGCACGAAACGATCTATGTCGGCGGCGTCAAGCTGGAGGCCTTCACCACCTCCGGCGGCCTCGGGACCATGTGCGACACCATGCTCGGCAAGGTCGATAACCTCGATTACAAGACGATGCGTTATCCCGGCCATATGGAGCTGATGAACTTCTTCTTCCATGAGCTTCTGATGCGTGAGAAGCGCCATCTCGCCGGCGAAATCCTGACCAACGCCAAGCCGCCTGTCGATGACGACGTCGTCTACGTCCATGTCGCGGCCGAAGGCACGATCAACGGCTCCTTGCGCCGGAAGGAATTTGTCCGCGCCTACTATCCGATCGAGATTGCAGGAGCCCGGCGTACCGCGATCGCCTGGACGACGTCGGCCTCTGTGGTTGCCGTCATCGAAATGGTCCGCGACGGTCTGCTGCCGGTGAGCGGCTTTCTGCATCAGGAGCATATTCCGCTCGAGATGTTCCTGAAGACGCCGACAGGCAGCCTTTTCAAGGCAGGTGCTACCAGCCACGACTAGGTTTTCGCTTCTGAAAGCAACCAGCGCCGGAAGGCCGCGACCGCCGGCCGTTCCAGCGCTGTGCCCGGATAGACGAGATGGTAGGCTAGTTTGCTTGTCAGCCCCAGTGGAAACGGCGCGATGAGTCTTCCCTCGGCAAGTTCCTTCTCAATGAAGGAGCGGCGCATCAGCGCCACGCCGAAGCCTGATTTCATCGCATCGAAGGCGCCATTGCCGTCGCTGAAGATCGGGCCGCGGGAGGCATCCACCTTGGTGGCGCCCGCCGCGGCCAACCAGAGCTGCCAGTCGCGGCGGTAGACGTCGTGGATGAGCTGATATCCCGCAAGCTGATCAGGCGAGGGATTTTCGCCGAGGATCGCGGCGATCGCCGGCGTGCAGACCGGCACCAGTTCGTCATCCACCAGCCGCTCGCTGATCAATCCCTCATAACCGCCAAGCCCGTGGCGGATGGCGAGATCGATCCCATCGCGCTCGAAATCGAACATGCGATGGGACGCGCTGATGCGGACATCGATATCAGGATGCATGTCCTCGAAGCGCTGCAGGCGCGGCAAAAGCCAATGTGTTGCAAAACCTGCCGTACAGGTCAGCGCCAGCGCATTGCCCCGCCGCCGTGCCGTCAGTGATGCCGTCGCTTCCCGCACGAGCTGGAAGGCCGTGCGCAATGTCGCGAAATAGTCCCGGCCTTCCGGCGTCAACAGAATTTGCCGCGTGCGCCGCTCGAACAGCGATACGCCGAGCGAGGCTTCGAGATCGCGGATCTGGAGGCTGACAGCGCCAGGCGTGACGTGCAGCTCGCGCGCCGCTTGCGTCATACTCAGATGACGCGCCGTGGCCTCAAAGGCGCGCAGGGCCGACAATGACGGCAAAGGATCTGTCATGCTTTAGCTCAGCTCAATCATGCGAGCAGAAATGCTCGTTTGTCAGGCGGTAAGGAATACTAATAGAAACAGGTAGATCTGGCAAATCCACGCAGGTGAGCCGGAGGAAACACTTTAGCAGAACTCGGCGAGGAGATTGTCATGTCCATCCAGAAGACCATGGGAGCCGCAGAATGGGGTATGCTGATCGTGCTGTCGCTTCTCTGGGGTGGCTCCTTCTTCTTCAACGGCATTCTCGTGAAGGCGCTGCCGCCGTTCACAATCGTGACCGGGCGTGTCCTGCTTGCCGCCATCGCGCTTAATCTGATCGTGCGCGCCATGGGCCATACCATGCCGCGTGACAGGCAGAGCTGGATCGCCTTTTTCGGCATGGGGCTTCTCAACAACATGATCCCCTTCTGCCTCATCGTCTGGGGCCAGACACATATTGCGAGCGGTCTTGCCTCGATCCTCAACGCCACGACGCCACTCTTTGCTGTGGTGGTTGCTCATGTCCTGACGGCGGATGAAAAGCTGACGGCAAACCGTCTCTTCGGCGTGATCGTTGGCTTTGCAGGCGTTGCTTACATGATCGGCTTTGACGCGTTGAAGGATCTTGGCTCGAACGTGCTTGCCCAACTCGCAGTTCTCGGTGCTGCCTTCTCCTATTCGCTGGCCGGCATCTGGGGACGGCGATTCCGCCGGATGGGCCTTGCCCCGCTTATTCCTGCCGCCGGGCAGGTGACGGCATCCACCCTTCTGATGCTGCCAATCGCGCTGATTGTCGACCAGCCCTGGACGCTCGCGATGCCCTCCGTCGAGACCTGGCTGGCGCTATCAGGCCTCGCGATCCTCTCGACGGCCGTGGCCTATGTGCTCTTCTTCCGCATACTGGCGACGGCAGGTGCCACCAATCTGATGCTGGTGACCTTCCTGATCCCCGTCAGCGCGATCCTGCTTGGCGCCGGAGCACTCGGTGAGCAGTTGCAGCTCAAACATCTGGTCGGCATGGCTTTGATCGCGGTCGGCCTTGCGGCAATCGATGGAAGGCTCGTCAATTTTGCAAGAAGACGGGCTGCTTGAGGCGGACCTGAAGCGATTCAGGAAAAAGTGTGAGCGGCAGGTTTGCGCCCGGAACTGAGTGAAACAAGGGAGATAGAGCTTAGCCTTGTTTCGAAGAACAATGGGAATACTCTAGCAGGCGAGGTCCGCCACGACGGAATCAAGGATCAGCATGCCTGCCGGCGTGCAGCGCAGGCGGGAATTGCCGATCCGCTCAATGAAGCCGTGTTCCAGTAAAAATTCCTCGCGTTTCGGATCGGGATCGCGGCCGGAAAGCTGCTGCCAGCGGGCAAGATCGACACCTTCCTTCAGGCGCAGTCCCATCAGCAGCAATTCATCGGCCTGCTCATCGAAACCGAGGCGCTCGTGCTCGGTGATACCATGGCCGTCGCGTTCGACGAGGTCCAGCCAGGCTTCAGGCTTGCGCTCCGTAGCGGTCGCGACTTTCTCTGCGCCCCGCGTCAGGCGACCATGCGCGCCGGGGCCGATGCCGGCATAGTCGCCATAGCGCCAGTAGGTGAGGTTATGGCGGCTCTCCGCACCCGGCCGGGCATGATTGGATACCTCATAGGCCGGCAATCCTTCGCGCTCGGTGATCTCCTGCGTGGCTTCATAGAGGGCAGCGGACTGGTCCCCATCCGGCACGATCAGCTTTCCGGCCTTATGCAGCCCGTAGAAGGGCGTGCCTTCCTCGATGGTGAGCTGATAGAGCGAGAGATGGTCCACGGCATAGGAGATGGCTTCCTTGAGCTCGCGATCCCACTCCTCGACCGTCTGGTTCGGCCGCGCATAGATCAGGTCGAAAGACATGCGCGGGAAGATGTCACGCGCGAGCCTGATCGCCTTCAGCGCATCGGCGACGTCATGCAGCCGCCCAAGGAATTTGAGGTCGCGATCATTCAGTGCCTGTACGCCGAGCGAGACACGGTTCACACCGGCGGCGCGGTAGCCACGGAAACGGTCTGCTTCGACGCTGGAAGGATTGGCCTCCATCGTGATCTCGATACCGTCAGGCACATTCCAATGCCGCGCAATGCCGTCGAGGATCGCATCGACTGTTTCCGGCTTCATCAGCGACGGCGTGCCGCCGCCGAGGAAGATGCTGGTTACCGTCTTCGGCCCGCTCATCAGGCGGGCATTGGTGATCTCTTTCAGGAAAGCGGCGACATAGCGCTCCTGATCGACTGGCTGATGCCGGACATGGCTGTTGAAATCGCAATAGGGGCACTTCGCCGCGCAGAAAGGCCAATGCACATAGACCCCGAAACCGGGCTCGCCGGTATCGGGCAGAAGCTTTGCATCGCGCGTCAGCGCAGACGGTTCGATCATGTTCAAGGCTCGGCCTATGCTTCCAGGCAGGTTTCGACGAAGAGCTTGAAGGCGCGGGCGCGATGCGAGAGAGCCTGCGGCTTGCCGATGTTCCAGCCATGTTTTTCTTCCGCACTCATCTCGCCGAAGGTCACATCATAATCTTCAGGCTGGAAGATCGGATCATAGCCGAAACCTTGCGTCCCGCGCGGCGGCCAGACGACTTTACCTTCCACTTCGCCGCGGAAAAGCTCCGTGTGACCATCCGGCCATGCAAGGCAGAGCACGCTGACAAAACGGGCAGAGCGCTGCTCGGGCTTGGTGGCGCCGGCCTTTTCCAATGCCTTCTCGACCTTCTCCATGGCCATGAAGAAATCGCGGGTACCGTTGCCGGTCTCCGCCCAGTCGGCGGTGTAGACGCCGGGATCGCCGCCGAGCGCATCGACGACGAGGCCGGAATCGTCGGAAAGCGCCGGCATGCCGGAGGCTTGAGCCGAGGCAAGTGCCTTGATCGTGGCATTTTCCTCGAAGGTCGTCCCGGTTTCCTCGGGTTCGATGAAATTGAGTTCGGCGGCCGATTTGGCGGTGAAACCAAGCGGACCGATCAGATCCTGGATCTCGCGGATCTTGCCTTGGTTGTGGCTGGCGACGACAATAGTTTTGGTTTCGAGCTTACGCATAAAATATCCTTACCCCATGCCCCAGATTTTGGCCTCCGCGCATTCCAGGCTATTGCCTGAAGGGTCGCGGAAATAAATCGATCGGCCGCCCTGCGGCCATTGAACCTCGGATTCGATGCCGATGCCGGCAGCTTTCAGCTTTTGCACCATCGCATCGAGATTGTCTCCCGAAACCCTGAAGCAGGCATGGCCCCTTCCGATAGTGCCATGCGGCGGAACCTGCAGGCTGTCCGGTGCGGGCGGCTTCACGGTTTCCTCCGGGTTGAAGATCAGGAGCACGCCCGGTCCGCAGCGGAAGAATACATGGCGGTTGCCAGACCGTGCGATCTTCTCGAGGCCCAGTACACTCCCGTAAAAGGCTTCTGCCGCATCGAGATCGGTTGCGTAGAGCGCAGTTTCAAGAATGCCTTCGATGGGTTGTGCCATTGCCCGCCCTTTCTAGGCCTTGCCCCCGTAGGCAGGGACAAGGAAATTCACTGGCGAGGCTTGAATGAAAGCCTAGGCGATGGCTTGCTTCTGCAGGTCCACCAGCCCGGCAATGCCCGCCTTGGCGAGACCCATCAGCGAGGAGAACTCCTCTTCGCTGAAAGGCGTGCCTTCCGCCGTGCCCTGGATCTCGACGATGCCGCCGGCGCCCGTCATGACGAAATTGGCGTCGGTCTCGGCCGAGGAATCCTCGAGATAGTCTAGATCGATGACCGGCTGGTTGGCGAAGATGCCGCAAGAGATCGCCGCGACATGGTCCTTCAGCACGCGGTCGGCCTTGATCATGTTGCGGGTTTCCATCCAGCGCAGGCAATCGTAAAGCGCAATCCAGCCGCCGGTGATCGAGGCCGTGCGCGTGCCGCCGTCGGCCTGGATGACGTCGCAGTCGAGCGTGATCTGCCGTTCGCCGAGGGCAGTAAGATCGACCACGGCACGCAGCGAGCGGCCGATCAGGCGCTGGATTTCCTGCGTGCGGCCGCCCTGTTTGCCGGCGGCAGCTTCGCGCTTCATGCGCTCGCCTGTCGCGCGCGGCAGCATGCCATATTCGGCTGTGACCCAGCCCTTGCCGGTGTTGCGCAGCCACGGCGGCGTCTTGTCTTCCAGGCTCGCCGTACAGAGTACGTGCGTATCGCCGAACTTCACCAGGCAGGAGCCTTCCGCATGCTTGGAAAAATTGCGCTCGAAGGAGACCTTGCGCATCTGGTCGGTTTTTCTGCCTGAAGGCCGCATTCTCTTCTCCTGAAACATGATGCCGAAAACGTGAGCGCTTTCAGGCAATGTCTTTGCATGCATTGTATCGTCGCCCGCTTCTACGATTGGCTGCGTGCATTTGCAAATTCCCTTTTGCCACGGGGGGCAGATTGGCTATATTTCCCTGATATCATTCAGTGCGGGTGCGAAAAGTTCATGAGCTACAGGTCGACATCAATTTCGGATGCCGTGGCTGCGCTGGATGA
This genomic window contains:
- a CDS encoding VOC family protein — translated: MAQPIEGILETALYATDLDAAEAFYGSVLGLEKIARSGNRHVFFRCGPGVLLIFNPEETVKPPAPDSLQVPPHGTIGRGHACFRVSGDNLDAMVQKLKAAGIGIESEVQWPQGGRSIYFRDPSGNSLECAEAKIWGMG
- a CDS encoding saccharopine dehydrogenase NADP-binding domain-containing protein, with translation MSFERIAVIGLGKVGRLAATLLHEGGFEVVGVDAQLPTDELPFQCRAGDITDVSVIGELLSSVEAVLSCLPYHLNIELARAAHLAGIHYFDLTEDVPTTNFIIELSKTARGLMAPQCGLAPGFVGIVGSSLADGFDRCRSIRMRVGALPQHPTGLLGYAFNWSPEGVVNEYLNDCEVIEGGVRKLVSPMEWHETIYVGGVKLEAFTTSGGLGTMCDTMLGKVDNLDYKTMRYPGHMELMNFFFHELLMREKRHLAGEILTNAKPPVDDDVVYVHVAAEGTINGSLRRKEFVRAYYPIEIAGARRTAIAWTTSASVVAVIEMVRDGLLPVSGFLHQEHIPLEMFLKTPTGSLFKAGATSHD
- the hemW gene encoding radical SAM family heme chaperone HemW encodes the protein MIEPSALTRDAKLLPDTGEPGFGVYVHWPFCAAKCPYCDFNSHVRHQPVDQERYVAAFLKEITNARLMSGPKTVTSIFLGGGTPSLMKPETVDAILDGIARHWNVPDGIEITMEANPSSVEADRFRGYRAAGVNRVSLGVQALNDRDLKFLGRLHDVADALKAIRLARDIFPRMSFDLIYARPNQTVEEWDRELKEAISYAVDHLSLYQLTIEEGTPFYGLHKAGKLIVPDGDQSAALYEATQEITEREGLPAYEVSNHARPGAESRHNLTYWRYGDYAGIGPGAHGRLTRGAEKVATATERKPEAWLDLVERDGHGITEHERLGFDEQADELLLMGLRLKEGVDLARWQQLSGRDPDPKREEFLLEHGFIERIGNSRLRCTPAGMLILDSVVADLAC
- the rdgB gene encoding RdgB/HAM1 family non-canonical purine NTP pyrophosphatase, encoding MRKLETKTIVVASHNQGKIREIQDLIGPLGFTAKSAAELNFIEPEETGTTFEENATIKALASAQASGMPALSDDSGLVVDALGGDPGVYTADWAETGNGTRDFFMAMEKVEKALEKAGATKPEQRSARFVSVLCLAWPDGHTELFRGEVEGKVVWPPRGTQGFGYDPIFQPEDYDVTFGEMSAEEKHGWNIGKPQALSHRARAFKLFVETCLEA
- a CDS encoding DMT family transporter; translated protein: MSIQKTMGAAEWGMLIVLSLLWGGSFFFNGILVKALPPFTIVTGRVLLAAIALNLIVRAMGHTMPRDRQSWIAFFGMGLLNNMIPFCLIVWGQTHIASGLASILNATTPLFAVVVAHVLTADEKLTANRLFGVIVGFAGVAYMIGFDALKDLGSNVLAQLAVLGAAFSYSLAGIWGRRFRRMGLAPLIPAAGQVTASTLLMLPIALIVDQPWTLAMPSVETWLALSGLAILSTAVAYVLFFRILATAGATNLMLVTFLIPVSAILLGAGALGEQLQLKHLVGMALIAVGLAAIDGRLVNFARRRAA
- the rph gene encoding ribonuclease PH; its protein translation is MRPSGRKTDQMRKVSFERNFSKHAEGSCLVKFGDTHVLCTASLEDKTPPWLRNTGKGWVTAEYGMLPRATGERMKREAAAGKQGGRTQEIQRLIGRSLRAVVDLTALGERQITLDCDVIQADGGTRTASITGGWIALYDCLRWMETRNMIKADRVLKDHVAAISCGIFANQPVIDLDYLEDSSAETDANFVMTGAGGIVEIQGTAEGTPFSEEEFSSLMGLAKAGIAGLVDLQKQAIA
- the gcvA gene encoding transcriptional regulator GcvA, with the protein product MTDPLPSLSALRAFEATARHLSMTQAARELHVTPGAVSLQIRDLEASLGVSLFERRTRQILLTPEGRDYFATLRTAFQLVREATASLTARRRGNALALTCTAGFATHWLLPRLQRFEDMHPDIDVRISASHRMFDFERDGIDLAIRHGLGGYEGLISERLVDDELVPVCTPAIAAILGENPSPDQLAGYQLIHDVYRRDWQLWLAAAGATKVDASRGPIFSDGNGAFDAMKSGFGVALMRRSFIEKELAEGRLIAPFPLGLTSKLAYHLVYPGTALERPAVAAFRRWLLSEAKT